One segment of Manihot esculenta cultivar AM560-2 chromosome 4, M.esculenta_v8, whole genome shotgun sequence DNA contains the following:
- the LOC110613151 gene encoding inorganic pyrophosphatase 1 translates to MAGIVVVFDFDKTIIDVDSDNWVLDELGFTDLFNQLLPTMPWNSLMDRMMKELHSQGITIEHIVEVLKRIPIHPRIVPAIKSAHALGCELRIVSDANMFFIETILNHLGLRDCFSEINTNPGFVDEEGRLRIFPYHDFTQSSHGCSRCPPNMCKGLIIERIQASIAKEGNKKIIYLGDGIGDYCPSLKLTEADYLMPRKNFPVWDLICKNPMLIKAEIHEWTDGEELERVLLEIIGASSSMEDKSAAQTLSSADCKLQTISIGAHEALPKALSVPQ, encoded by the exons AACTGGGTTTCACAGATTTGTTCAATCAACTTCTTCCTACCATGCCCTGGAACTCTCTCATG GACAGGATGATGAAGGAGCTTCATTCTCAGGGGATAACAATCGAACACATTGTTGAGGTCTTGAAACGAATCCCCATTCACCCTCGGATTGTCCCAGCGATTAAATCAGCTCATGCTTTAGG GTGTGAGTTGAGGATTGTAAGTGATGCAAATATGTTCTTCATTGAGACAATACTGAATCATCTTGGGTTAAGGGATTGCTTCTCAGAAATCAACACAAACCCAGGATTTGTTGATGAAGAAGGGAGGTTAAGGATCTTCCCTTACCATGATTTCACTCAATCTTCCCATGGCTGCAGCCGCTGCCCACCAAATATGTGCAAg GGTCTCATCATTGAAAGAATCCAGGCTTCCATAGCAAAGGAGGGAAACAAGAAAATCATATATCTTGGTGATGGTATTGGTGATTATTGCCCCAGCCTGAAGCTTACAGAAGCAGATTATCTCATGCCAAGGAAGAATTTTCCTGTGTGGGATTTGATTTGCAAGAATCCTATGCTTATAAAGGCAGAAATTCATGAATGGACAGATGGGGAGGAGCTAGAACGTGTATTGCTTGAGATTATTGGTGCAAGTTCTTCCATGGAAGACAAGTCTGCTGCTCAGACACTCTCGTCTGCTGATTGCAAATTGCAGACTATTTCAATAGGTGCCCATGAAGCCTTGCCTAAAGCTCTTTCTGTTCCTCAGTAA
- the LOC110613376 gene encoding ABC transporter C family member 8: MAFLESSLGGLSWICKGELDLGSPCTQTIIVDVINLLFLGVFYLFLLVDSIRKRHVSRRNRRDWIFVMVSVCCALISIAYLGVGLWDIIAENDRFNRLGWLVFLVRGLVWISLAVSLLVAKSKWNTVLISLWWVSFCLLASAINIEILAGARSIQVLDILPWPVNLLLLFCAVRNFSHFTTQQPLDESIREPLLGEKEVKDQSKLAQASFLSKLTFSWINSLLKLGYSKPLNLHDIPSLVPEHEANVAYRKFAHAWDSLVREKNPNNTRNLVLCTVANVHLRENIFIGVCALLRTIAVVLQPLLLYAFVSYSNLDEQNLYHGLSIVACLVLVKIVESFSQRHCFFLSRLSGMRMRSALMVAVYQKQLKLSSLGRRRHSTGEIVNYIAVDAYRMGEFPWWFHVTWSLVLQLFLSVVILFGIVGLGALLGLVPLLVCGVLNVPFARFLQKCQYEFMIAQDERLRATSEILNSMKIIKLQSWEDKFKSFIESRRDNEFKWLAEAQFKKAYSTLLYWLSPTIISSVIFLGCALFRSAPLNASTIFTVLATLRGMAEPVRNIPEALSVMIQVKVSFDRINNFLLDDELKIESLRTIPSHNSDTSVGIQRGKFSWDPELMKPTLGDVNLDVKWGQKCAICGPVGAGKSSLLFAILGEMPKISGTVNVFGSIAYVSQTSWIQSGTIRDNILYGSTMDKAKYDNAIKACALDKDINSFSHGDLTEIGQRGLNLSGGQKQRIQLARAVYSDADIYLLDDPFSAVDAHTAAILFNDCVMTALKNKTVILVTHQVEFLSAVDTIMVMEGGQITQSGSYEQLLKAGTAFEQLVNAHKDSVTILAPSNDQSKKQVLNVDTVRPDDEPNMSSATKQNNLEEIPTKGVPAGQLTEEEEKETGDVGWKPFLDYLVVSKGGLFVCLCILSQSGFVVFQAAATYWLAYAILIPKMNSGILIGVYTLISTLSAAFVYLRSFFAAHLGLRASKSFFSGFTNAIFKAPMLFFDSTPVGRILTRASSDLSVLDFDIPFSFVFVVAPVIELISIIGIMASVTWQVLIVAILALVGSKYVQDYYLASARELIRINGTTKAPVMNYAAETSLGVVTIRAFKMVDRFFQNYLKLVDKDAVLFFHSNGALEWLIMRIEAMQNVTLFSACLLLVLLPKGVLAPGLVGLSLSYALSLTGTQVFLTRWYCNLANYMISVERIKQFMHIPPEPPAIVEDKRPQSSWPFKGRIELQELKIRYRPNAPLVLKGINCTFKEGTRVGVVGRTGSGKTTLISALFRLVEPASGQILIDGLDICSIGLKDLRMKLSIIPQEPTLFRGSVRTNLDPLGLYSDHEIWEALEKCQLKETISSLPNQLDSSVSDEGENWSAGQRQLFCLGRVLLRRNRILVLDEATASIDSATDAILQRIIRKQFLECTVITVAHRVPTVIDSDMVMVLSYGNLLEYDEPSKLMEINSSFSKLVAEYWSSCRKNSNKNFAIEFPDIVNQS, encoded by the exons gcTGGAGCACGTAGCATCCAAGTTCTTGACATTCTGCCATGGCCTGTAAACCTTTTGCTTCTATTTTGTGCTGTTAGAAATTTCAGTCATTTTACTACTCAACAACCCTTAGATGAGAGCATACGTGAACCTCTATTAGGAGAAAAGGAGGTAAAGGATCAATCAAAACTAGCCCAGGCCAGTTTTCTCAGCAAATTGACATTTTCTTGGATTAATTCTTTGCTTAAATTAGGctactcaaaaccattaaatCTCCATGATATCCCTTCTTTAGTTCCTGAACATGAAGCTAATGTAGCCTACCGTAAGTTTGCTCATGCATGGGATTCCCTTGTTAGAGAAAAGAATCCAAACAACACTAGGAACTTGGTTCTTTGCACTGTCGCAAATGTACATCTCagagaaaatatatttataggTGTATGTGCTTTGCTTAGGACAATTGCAGTTGTACTTCAACCCCTCCTGTTATATGCTTTTGTAAGTTACTCCAATCTTGATGAGCAGAACCTGTACCATGGTCTTTCTATTGTAGCATGTCTAGTTCTTGTAAAGATAGTTGAGTCCTTTTCTCAAAGGCATTGCTTTTTCCTGTCAAGACTGTCAGGAATGAGAATGAGATCAGCCTTAATGGTGGCAGTCTACCAAAAGCAGCTCAAACTTTCAAGTTTGGGAAGAAGAAGGCATTCAACTGGTGAGATTGTGAATTATATTGCAGTTGATGCCTACCGAATGGGGGAATTTCCTTGGTGGTTTCATGTAACATGGAGTCTTGTATTGCAACTGTTTCTATCCGTTGTCATTCTTTTTGGGATCGTTGGTCTTGGTGCACTTCTTGGATTAGTCCCTCTCCTCGTATGTGGAGTTCTCAATGTCCCATTTGCAAGATTTCTACAAAAATGTCAATATGAATTTATGATTGCTCAGGATGAACGACTCAGAGCTACTTCTGAGATTCTGAACAGCATGAAAATCATAAAGTTACAATCATGGGAAGACAAGTTCAAGAGCTTTATTGAATCCCGTCGAGACAATGAATTTAAATGGTTGGCTGAAGCACAGTTCAAGAAGGCCTACAGTACTCTTTTATATTGGTTATCTCCAACAATCATTTCTTCTGTCATCTTCTTGGGATGTGCTCTTTTCAGGAGTGCTCCATTGAATGCTAGCACCATTTTCACTGTTCTAGCAACATTAAGGGGAATGGCAGAGCCTGTCAGAAATATACCTGAGGCTCTTTCTGTTATGATCCAAGTCAAGGTGTCCTTTGATAGAATCAATAATTTTCTACTTGATGATGAGCTCAAGATTGAAAGCTTAAGGACAATTCCATCTCACAACTCAGATACAAGTGTTGGCATTCAAAGAGGTAAATTCAGCTGGGATCCTGAACTAATGAAACCAACTTTAGGAGATGTGAACCTGGACGTCAAATGGGGGCAAAAATGTGCAATTTGTGGGCCAGTTGGGGCTGGAAAATCTTCACTTCTATTTGCCATCCTTGGGGAGATGCCCAAAATTTCAGGAACT GTTAATGTGTTTGGATCCATTGCCTATGTTTCTCAAACTTCTTGGATTCAAAGTGGAACTATTCGTGATAACATACTCTATGGAAGCACAATGGACAAGGCTAAATATGACAATGCCATAAAAGCATGTGCTTTGGACAAGGACATAAATAGTTTCAGCCATGGAGATCTCACAGAAATAGGCCAGAGAGGGCTTAATCTAAGTGGTGGACAAAAGCAGAGGATTCAGCTTGCCCGTGCAGTCTACAGTGATGCTGATATCTATCTCCTTGATGATCCTTTTAGTGCAGTAGATGCACATACTGCTGCAATTCTATTCAAT GACTGTGTCATGACTGCTCTCAAAAACAAAACTGTCATACTAGTGACTCACCAAGTGGAATTTCTCTCAGCAGTGGATACAATTATG GTCATGGAAGGTGGGCAGATTACTCAATCAGGAAGCTATGAACAGCTCTTGAAGGCTGGGACAGCATTTGAACAGCTTGTGAATGCTCATAAAGATTCAGTAACCATATTGGCACCTTCAAATGATCAAAGTAAAAAACAAGTTCTAAATGTAGATACGGTTAGGCCAGATGATGAGCCTAATATGTCTTCTGCCACTAAACAAAACAATTTAGAGGAGATTCCTACCAAGGGTGTGCCTGCAGGGCAGCTgacagaagaggaagagaaggaGACTGGAGATGTTGGATGGAAGCCATTCCTTGATTATCTTGTCGTCTCAAAGGGAGGACTTTTTGTATGCCTTTGCATACTCTCTCAATCTGGTTTTGTTGTTTTTCAGGCAGCTGCAACTTATTGGCTGGCATATGCCATCCTAATTCCTAAAATGAATAGTGGCATTTTGATTGGAGTTTACACTCTGATATCAACACTTAGTGCTGCCTTTGTTTATTTGAGGTCTTTTTTTGCAGCCCATCTGGGCTTAAGAGCTTCTAAATCCTTCTTCTCTGGTTTCACCAATGCAATCTTTAAAGCTCCTATGCTCTTCTTTGATTCTACCCCAGTTGGAAGGATTTTGACTCGA GCTTCAtctgatttgagtgttttggatTTTGACATTCCTTTCTCCTTTGTCTTTGTGGTGGCTCCTGTTATAGAGCTTATATCAATAATAGGAATTATGGCCTCAGTCACATGGCAGGTTCTCATTGTAGCCATTCTTGCCTTAGTAGGTTCAAAATATGTTCAG GATTATTATTTAGCCTCTGCAAGGGAATTGATAAGGATCAACGGTACGACAAAAGCCCCTGTTATGAATTATGCAGCTGAGACCTCACTTGGTGTAGTGACAATAAGAGCTTTCAAAATGGTGGATAGGTTcttccaaaactacctaaagcTTGTGGACAAGGATGCTGTGCTTTTCTTCCATTCTAATGGGGCCTTGGAATGGCTAATTATGAGAATAGAGGCAATGCAGAATGTGACTTTATTCTCTGCCTGTCTTCTACTTGTGTTGCTTCCCAAAGGTGTTCTAGCTCCAG GACTTGTGGGACTTTCGTTGTCTTATGCATTGTCGCTTACTGGCACCCAAGTTTTCTTGACACGTTGGTATTGCAACTTAGCCAACTACATGATATCAGTCGAACGGATCAAGCAGTTCATGCATATTCCACCAGAACCTCCAGCAATTGTGGAAGACAAAAGGCCTCAATCTTCCTGGCCCTTCAAGGGTAGGATAGAGCTTCAAGAGTTGAAG atAAGATATCGTCCAAATGCTCCACTAGTTCTCAAGGGAATCAACTGCACATTCAAGGAAGGGACTAGAGTAGGAGTTGTAGGGAGAACTGGAAGTGGCAAAACCACTCTAATCAGTGCATTGTTTCGCTTAGTCGAGCCTGCAAGTGGCCAAATTCTTATAGATGGACTTGACATATGTTCCATTGGTCTCAAGGATTTGAGGATGAAGCTCAGTATCATCCCTCAGGAGCCAACACTTTTCAGGGGGAGTGTTCGAACGAACTTGGATCCTTTAGGCCTGTACTCTGACCATGAAATATGGGAG GCTTTAGAAAAGTGTCAGCTTAAGGAAACAATCAGCAGCCTACCTAACCAATTGGACTCATCAG TAAGTGATGAAGGTGAAAACTGGAGTGCTGGGCAACGCCAACTCTTTTGCCTAGGAAGAGTTCTTCTAAGGAGAAACAGAATTTTAGTTCTGGATGAAGCTACTGCATCCATTGACTCTGCTACTGATGCCATTCTACAAAGAATCATCAGAAAACAGTTCTTGGAATGCACGGTGATAACAGTGGCGCACAGAGTTCCAACTGTTATAGACAGTGACATGGTTATGGTCCTCTCTTATG GGAATTTGTTGGAGTACGATGAACCTTCAAAGCTGATGGAGATTAACTCTAGCTTCTCTAAGCTTGTAGCTGAATACTGGTCTAGTTGCAGAAAGAACTCTAACAAGAACTTTGCAATAGAGTTTCCTGATATTGTTAACCAATCATGA